ACATGCCGGCCATCAGGCCGAAGATCACGAACAGGATCTGCCGATGCGACATGATCGGTTTGGGTGCGGCCACTGCCGCGCTGGTCTGACTGGACATCTGTCTCCGTGTCGAGAGTCGTGTGAGGGGACGCCCGTCACTGTGAGAGCGTCACACCGGTGTGGGGCAAAATATTTTTGCGGAGAGTGCAAAGTTACACCCAGTGCGAGTCTTTCGGCAACGCGAGACTACGCCTCATGGGCCCTCGTTCGCCATGGGCGAACGCACGGGTGAATCCGCGAGTTGACGCGGTCGGCTGCGGTTTCCCGCAGCTTTCACAGGGCGGTTTGTACCCCATCCAGGTGTCGCATAGGTGTGCGGCGTACCGTGGAGGAGGTGGTTCCCGTCACCCTCCCAATCCTCCCCGAAGGTCGTATGAGTTCTCTCAGCCGTTCCCGTCGCTTGTTCGCCGTCGCCGCGGCGGTGGCCGCCGCAACCCTCCTGTTCACGGGATGCGCGGGCGAACCGTCCCCGGTGACGAAGGCCATCGCGAAGGCTGCTCCCGTCGCGCAGCCGAAGAACGCGACCGTCTCGGCCATCGTGCCGGCCGTGGGCAGCGTCTCCGGCGGCACGGCGACCATCACCGGCACGAACCTCGACAAGGTCGCCTCGGTGCAGATCGGCGGCCAGGCGGCTCCGGTCACCCAGCCCGGCAGCGACAAGATCGTCGTGACCGTCCCCCAGGCGGCGAACTTCGCGGCAGGGGCCGTGCCGATCGTCGTCACCGCGGCGGGCGGCGCGGTCGTCCCCACCGTCGGCAAGACCTTCACGTACCAGGTGCAGACCCCGGTGGACCAGCAGCTCGCCTACGCGATGGCGCACTGGAACAACTACAACACGGCCCAGTACGGCGACCTCAACCCGGTCGGCGGCGACTGCGCCAACTTCGTCAGCCAGACCCTGATCGCCCGGGGCTGGCAGATGAACTCCGACTGGTACAACCACGACGCCGCGGCCGACTGGAGCCCGGCGTGGGGCTATGTGCCGGCGATGGACGACTACTTCCGCGAGAACGCGGCGAAGCTCGGGCTGACCGAGTACTCGCTGGACCAGCGCGACAAGATCAAGGTCGGCGACATCGTGATGTTCGACTGGAACAACAACAACTCGCTCGACCACGTCCAGATCGTCTCGGCGGTGAGCACCGTGAACGGCAAGACCACCATCGAGATGGCGGGCCACAACACGGACACCGACTACCGCGATCTCGATCACACGATCACGGTCGACCACCCCGGTGCGACCGGTCACTTCTGGAGTCTCTCAAAGTAGGAGGCCCCAGTTCGGGTCAGACCGGGAATGCGCTGACAGGAACGGCGCCCTGAGGCGCTTATGCTCGTGCAGTGAATTCGACCGGTCCCCGTCGTCGTCTCGCGGCCGTCGCTGCCGCGGCGATCGTGCTGCTCGCCGTCACGGCGTGCTCCGCCGCCGACCAGCCGTCCCGCAAGCCGGCGCCCTCCAAGACCGCGACGCACGCACCCCGTCCCGTCCCCACGTCCACGCCGACCGCGACCGTCGCCGGCTTCGACAAGCACGCCCAGTCGATCGACGACCCGGCGAGCACCTGGGTGGTCGTGAACAAGCCGCGTCCGCTGGTCCCGGCGAACTACGCCCCGGCCTCCCTTGTCTACCCGGAGGTCGCCTACGTCAACCGCCAGCCGATGCGGCCCGAGGTGGGGGAGGCGCTGGTCTCGATGTTCCGCGCGGGCAAGGCGGAGGCGGGGCTCGACTTCTCGGTGCAGAGCGCCTACCGGTCGTTCGAGTCGCAGACCGGCGTCTACAACGATGATGCCGCGCGCAACGGAGTGGCGTACGCCGACACGGACACCGCCCGCCCTGGCCACAGCGAGCACCAGACCGGCCTCGCGGTCGACATCAGTGCCGTCCCGGCGAAGTGCTCCCTCGACGCCTGCTTCGCCCACACGCCGCAGGGGGAGTGGCTGGCCGCGAACGCCTGGCGCTTCGGGTTCCTGCTGCGCTACCCGGCCGACAAGGTCGGGGTCACCGGCTTCACCTTCGAGCCGTGGCACTTCCGGTACGTCGGTGTCCCCCTCGCCACCCAGCTCAAGGAGACGAAGGTCACGACCCTGGAGGAGTTCTTCGGGGTGCCGGGCGGCACCGAGTACCACTAGTCCGCGAACGGCCGCGAGCAGGTGACCTGCGCTGCGGTCTGCCCGTGCACGCTCGACGGCAGTTCGACCGTGGCGGGGTCGGCGGCGACCTCTCCGGCCTGGGGCTCCGCCGTCGACGGTGCCGGCTCCGCGGTCTCCGACCCCAGCCCGGCGTCGCCGGTCAGCGTGACCGGGCGGTCCTCGCGCAGCGCCGACATCAGCAGCTCCGCCTCGTCGGCGGTCGGGTCGACGCCGTCGCCCTCCAGATGGTTCGGGTACTGCACGAAGACGACCTTGGCGGGGTCGACGTCCTTCAGGGCCATGCTCAGCGACGCGATCGTGGTGACGTCCTTGAGGCTCTCGGAGAGCTGGATGTTGTCGGCAGCCGCCTTCGCCAGTCCGTAGACCCTCAGCGGGTTGGCCAGGGTGTCCGCGCTCTTGATCGTGCGGACCAGCGATGACAGGAACACCTGCTGGTTGCTGATCCTGGCGAGGTCCGAGCCGTCGCCGACGCCGTGCCGGGTGCGGAGGAACGCGAGCGCCTGCGCGCCCTGCAGGCTGTTGTCGCCGGCTTTCACGTCCAGTCCGCTGTACGGGTCGAAGATGTCGCCCGAGACGCAGACGTTCACGCCGCCGACCGCGTTGGACATCTCGATGACGCCGTCGAACTCGATCACCCCGGCGTAGTCGATCTCCAGCCCGGTGAGCCGCTTCACCGTCAGCACCGTGCAGGCGAGACCGCCGTAGCTCAGTGAGGTGTTGAGCTTCTGGCGTCTCAGGGAGTTGTGGCTGCCGCCGTCGCCGTCCGGGCAGGACGGGATGGGCACGTACATGTCGCGCGGGAGGCTGACGACGGTGGCGTTCTTGTGGTCGGCCGACACGTGCAGCAGCATCGTCACGTCGTTGAGGGCGGCCTCGCGCTCGTCGTAGGCCGGGTTCCCGCCACCGCTGTCGCTACCCGCGAGGAGCACGTTGAAGGCCCCGTCGACCGCTCCGACCCGCGGCGGCAGGGCCTTGCCGGCGGCGTCGACGAGCTGCACCCCCTCCTTCGCGTTCACGGTCGCGAACACATCGAGGACGGCGAAGCCGCCCAGGGCCGCGGCGCTGACCGCCACGACGGCGACCGAACGGAGCGCCAGGGCGCCGAGGGATGAGCGCAGAGTGCGGGGCTTCAGGCGTCCGTGACGGGCGACCGGCGCGCCGGGCGACCTCTCGCTGGCACGCGCCTGCGCGCGGGTCGGGGTGTTGGACGTCGGGTCGGAGCGCATCGCAACAGGCTATTCATCGATCCTGAATGTAAGACGTAAGCACTGTGACGCCTAGATTTCACGCCGGAATTAACCCGCGTAACGGGATGACGTCACCCTGGACTGCGGTAGACACCTCAGTACAGTTGTACGCATGGTCGTCGACGCGCAGGCGGTGCAGCAGACAGAGAGCGCGCGGCAACGCGCGCTCGCCGGCCTCCGGGTCGTGGACAGCGGGCCGGAGGCGCGGTTCGACCGGATCACCCGGCTCGCGCAACAGCTCTTCGCCGTGCCGATGGTGAGCATCACCCTCCTCGACGGCGACCGGCAGTGGCGCAAGTCGCACATCGGGCTGACCACCGAGGCCCCGCGCGAGAAGGCGTTCTGCGACGTCACCGCCCGGCAGGACTCGGCGCTGATCGTCTTCGACGCGACCGTGGACGACCGCTTCGCCGACAACCCGTTCGTCGTCGGCGACCCGCACCTCCGCTTCTACGCGGGCGAGCCGCTGCACGCGCCGGGCGGGGAGGCCGTCGGCACCCTGTGCGTGCTCGACACCGAGCCGCACACCATCACGCCGGAGCAGGAGCGCGTGCTGCGCGACCTGGCGGACTGGGTGCAGGACGAGCTCAACCGCGACGACGAGCTCGATCGGGCGGCGATCGCCCAGAAGGGCCTGCTGCCGCGCCGCAAGCCCCGGGCGCCCGGATTCGACGTCGCGGCGGCCTGCGAGCCGTCGCGCGGCGTCTCCGGCGACTTCTACGACTGGTACGACGTCGGAGACGACTTCTGCGTCACGGTCGGCGACGTGATGGGCAAGGGGATGGCCGCGGCGATCGTGGGCGCCTCCGTCCGCACCGCCCTGCGCAGCACGATGGACTTCTCCGACCTGGAGGACTCCGTGGACGCGGCCTCCCGGCTGGTGGAGGAGGACCTCGACCAGCTCGCCACGTTCGTCACCCTCTTCCACGCCAAGGTGCACACGGACGGCGCGGTCGACTACGTCGACGCCGGCCACGGGCTCGCGGTGATCGTCCGCGACAGGGGTCCGCTCGAACGGTTGGTGAGCAGCGCGCTCCCGCTCGGCCTCCCCGCTCCGGAGCCGCGGACGCCCGACCGGGTGATGCTCGGCCCCAACGACTCCCTGGTCTGCGTGAGCGACGGCGTCCTCGACGCGCTCGGCGGCGACCGGGCCTTCCCGCTGCTGGAGGCCATCGTGCGGGGCAACGCCACCCCGGGCGGCGCGGTCTCCCGCATCCTCAGCGCCGCGCGCGGAGGCGTTCCGATCGACGACGTGACCGCCGTGATCGTGCGCCGGAGCACCTGGTGAGTCGCGGGCTGCTCCGCCTCGTCTGCGTGCTCACGGTCCTGGCGGGCCTCGACTACGTGGTGTGGCGGTGGCTGGCCTCGGTCAACTGGTCGGCCTGGTGGATCGCCGTGCCGCTGGTGATCGCGGAGACCTACAGCCTGGTCGACACCTTCTTCTTCGCCATCACGATGTGGCGGGTCAAGGTGCGCACCGGCCCGGACGCGCCGCCCGCGGGCACCGTGGACGTCTTCATCACCACGTACGACGAGCCGATCGACCTCGTGCTGACGACCGCGCGGGCGGCGAAAGCCATCCGCTACCCGCACAGCACCTGGATCCTCGACGACGGCGACCGCCCGGCAATGCGCGCCGCGGCCGAGCGGGAGGGGCTCGGCTACGTCACCCGCTCCGACGACTGGGTGGACAAGCCGCGCCACGCCAAGGCGGGCAACCTCAACAACGCGCTCTTCCAGACCGACGGCGAGTTCCTCCTCATCCTCGACGCCGACCAGATCGCCGAACCGCAGATCCTGGACAGCACGCTCGGCTACTTCGCCGACCCGAAGGTCGCGCTCGTCCAGACGCCGCAGTTCTTCTCGAACGTGGACGAGGCCGACCCGCTCGGCAACCAGGCTCCGCTGTTCTACGGCCCCATCCAGCAGGGCAAGGACGGCTGGAACGCGGCCTTCTTCTGCGGCTCCAACGCCGTGCTTCGCCGCGACGCGCTGATGGAGCTGGGCATCGTCGGCTACGTGCGCGACGTCGAGCACACCGTGCGGCTCTCCCTCCGCTCGGCCGACCGCCTGCTCGCGAAGGCGGAGCGCTCCGCCCGCTCCGACCCGGACGCCGCGCGCCTCATCTCCGAGGTCCGCGGCCACGTGGAGGACGCCAACGCCCGGCTGCGCGCCGGCGAGAGCGTCGGCGAGGTGACGTACCGCCTCCAGAAGCAGGTGGACGACGTGTCGCGGTCGGCGGTCCGCAACGACGTCGCTGCGATGGAGGAGGACCTGCGCGCGATCGCCGCCCTCCCGGTGCAGGCCGACTCCGAGCTGGGCGCGTTCGTCGTGGACGAGATCGCGCTCGACCGGCTCGCCGAGCGGGACTGGTCGCCGCTCGGCGCGATCGACTCGGTGCAGCGCATCGCCGACACGCTCGCCGTCGACCGGCCGGGCCAGGCGCAGCCGGTGATGCCGATGGCCACCATCTCGGTCACGGAGGACATGGCGACGGCCATGCAGCTCCACGCGGGCGGCTGGCGCAGCGTCTACCACCACGAGATCCTCGCCTGGGGGCTGGCCCCGGAGGACTTGGGGACGATGCTCGGCCAGCGGCTGCGCTGGGCGCAGGGCACCCTCCAGGTGATGCTGAAGGACAACCCACTGGTGAAGCGCGGTCTCACCGCCGGCCAGCGGCTGATGTACTTCGCGACGATGTGGAGCTACCTCTCCGGGTTCGCATCGATCGTCTACCTGGCGGCGCCGGTCATCTACCTGCTCACCGGGATCATGCCGGTGACCGCGTGGAGCGTCGAGTTCTTCGCGCGATTCCTCCCGTATTTCATCCTGAGCCAGTTGATGTTCCTCGTCGCGGCCCGCGGGCTGAAGACCTGGCGCGGCCAGCAGTACGCCCTCGCGCTGTTCCCGCTGTGGATCAGGGCGTGCTGGACGGCGGCAGCGAACGTCTGGTTCGGGCGCAAGCTCGGCTTCGTCGTCACGCCCAAGGAGCGCAGCGGCAAGGCTCCCATCCCGTGGCGCCAGATCTGGCCGCAGCTCACGGCGATGGCCGTGCTCGTGATCGCCGCGGTGGTCGGCGTCCTGCGTGTCATCGCCGGAACCGCGGACGGGTTGGGCACGCTGGTGAACACGGTCTGGGTGATCTACGACCTGGTCGTGCTCGCCGTCATCCCGCGCGCGGCCCTGTACCGCGGACCGGCCGCTCACGCGGCCAGGAAGGAGCCCCGCCTCCGATGAACATCACCACGACCATCCGGGAGGACGGCGTCGCCGTGCTCGCCGCGGACGGCCGGATCAACCTGGTCACCGCCCCGACCGTGCGCCGGGAGGTGCAGCGGGTGGTCGACGAGGGCCACGCCCGGCTCACGCTCGACCTCAGCGCGGTGGAGTTCATCGACTCCTCCGGCCTCGGCGCGCTGGTGAGCGGGCTGAAGACCGCCAGGACGGCGGGCGGCGACCTGCGGCTGGCCGCGGCGTCCGAGCAGGTCGCGAGCGTCCTGCGACTGACCAACCTGGACCGCATCCTGCGCGTGTACCCGGCGACCGACGACGCCTACCGTGACTGACGCGTTCCGCGAGGCGTTCCTCGCTCCGGCGGACGCCGCGGCGATCGAGCGCGTCCACACGCTCTTCGAGGAGCTCGCCGTGCGCCGGCCGGACCTTCCGGCGGAGCGGCGCGGCGCCTTCGAGCTGGCCGTCGTGGAGGTCGTGACCAACGTCATCCAGCACGGCAGGGAGGGCACCCGCACCCGCGTGGAGCTGGAGGTGGGGCACACCCCGGACGGCATCCGCGCGGTCGTCACCGACGACGCCGAGCCCGCCGACATCGACCTGACCTCGACGGCCATGCCCGACCCGGAGGACTTCGGCGAGTCGGGCAGAGGCCTCGCACTGATCGCCCTGCTGGTGGACGAGTTCACGCACGAGCCGCTGCCGCACGGCAACCGCTGGACGCTGGCCTCCGGCACGCCGAAGGGCACGTAAACGCCCTTAAGACCGCGTTTTAGGGTCGTTTACGTGCCCCTCGACTGCGGATTACGCGCCGAGGGCGTCGCCCACGATGCGCTTGGCCTCCTCTTGGACCTCGCGGAGGTTCTCCTCGCCCGCGAAGCTCTCGGCGTAGATCTTGTAGACGTTCTCGGTGCCGCTGGGGCGGGCCGCGAACCACGCCGTCGCGGTCTCCACCTTCACGCCGCCGAGGGGCGCGTCGTTGCCGGGCGCGCGGCTCAGCTTCGCGGTGATCGGCTCGCCGGCGAGCTCGGTCGCGGCGATCGCGTCGCCGTCGAGCTTGCCGAGGGCGGCCTTCTGCTCCGGGCTGGCCGGGGCGTCCACGCGCTGGTAGACCGGGTCGCCGAACCGCTCGGTCAGCTCGCGGTAGAGCTGGGAGGGCGACTTGCCGGTGACCGCGCGGATCTCGCTTGCGAGCAGGGCGAGCAGGATGCCGTCCTTGTCGGTCGTCCAGGCCGAGCCGTCGAAGCGCAGGAAGCTCGCCCCGGCGCTCTCCTCGCCGCCGAAGCCCACCGAGCCGTCGATCAGGCCGGGGACGAACCACTTGAAGCCGACCGGGACCTCCCACAGCCGCCGGCCGAGGGACTCCGCCACCCTGTCGATGATCGAGGAGGACACCAGCGTCTTGCCGACCGCGGCGTCCTCCCGCCACCCGGTGCGCGTGGCGAACAGGTAGTCGATCGCCACCGCCAGGTAGTGGTTCGGGTTCATCAGGCCGCCGTCCGGCGTCACGATGCCGTGCCGGTCGGCGTCGGCGTCGTTGCCGGTCAGGATGTCGAAGTCGGCGCTGCGCGCCACCACGGATGCCATCGCGGACGGGCTGGACGGGTCCATCCGGATCTTGCCGTCCCAGTCCAGCGTCATGAAGCCCCAGGCCGGGTCGACCTCCGGGTTCACCACGGTGAGGTCGAGCCCGTAGGTGTCGGCGATGGCCTGCCAGTAGTTGACGCTCGCGCCGCCGAGCGGGTCCGCGCCGATGCGGATGCCGCTCTCCTTGATCGCCTTCAGATCGATGATGTTGGCCAGGTCGGCCACGTAGTTGCCGCGGAAGTCGTAGGTCTCCACGCCGCTCGGCTCGGCCATCCGCACGTCGCGCATCCCGTCCGCGATGATCTCGTTCGCGCGCGTCGCGATCCAGCTCGTCGCGTCCGTGTCGGCCGGCCCGCCGTGCGGCGGGTTGTACTTGAAGCCGCCGTCGCGCGGCGGGTTGTGGCTGGGAGTGACCACGATGCCGTCGGCCTGGTCGGGGTGACCCGCCTTGTTGTAGGCGATGATCGCGTGCGAGACGGCGGGCGTCGGCACCCAGTCGTCGAACTCGTCCACGAGCACGCGCACCTCGTTGCCGACCAGCACCGCCAGCGCGGTGGTGGTGGCGAACTCGCTGAGCAGGTGGGTGTCGGCGCCGATGAACAGCGGGCCGGTGATGCCCTGCGCGTTGCGGTACTCCACGATCGCCTGCGTCGTCGCGGCGATGTGGTCTTCGTTGAAGGCGGTGTCGAGCGCCGACCCGCGGTGCCCGGAGGTGCCGAACACCACGCGCTGCTCCGGGATGCTGACGTCGGGCTTCAGCTCGTAGTACGCGCGCCGCAGGGCGTCGACGTCGATGAGGTCGGAGGGCTGCGCGGGGGTGCCTGCTCGTTCGTCCATGCGACTACTCTTCCACGGCGGCGGGGAAGGGGCGAGGGTCCGGGGCGCGCCGCCCTCGCTAGGCTAAAGGCCATGTCCTCCGCCCCCGCCGACCCCACCGCCGAGCTGACCGCGTCCGTGGACGAGGTCTACAGCTTCCTCGGGCCGTCCGGCACCTTCACGGAGGCCGCGCTCGCGCAGGTCCCGGAGGCGCGCGGCAAGAGCTGGCGGGCCGTCAACAACGTGGGCGAGGCGCTCGCCGACGTGGTGTCCGGGCGCAGCGTCGCCGCGATGATCGCGATCGAGAACTCCATCGAGGGCGGCGTCTCCGTCGCGCAGGACGCGCTGGCGACCGTGCCGGGGCTGCGGATCGTGGGCGAGTACCTCGTTCCCGTGAACTTCGTGCTCGTCGCCCGGCCGGGGACGACACTGGCGGACGTGCGCACGATCAACGCCCATCCCGTCGCGTACGCGCAGTGCCACCAATGGCTCGACGCCCACCTCCCCGCGCACGGGCACCTGCCCGCGTCCAGCAACGTCGCCGCCGCGGCCTCCCTGTTCGACGGGAGCACCGCGGACGCCGCCATCGCCCCGCCCGGGATCGTCGACCACCACGACGTGGCCGTGCTCGCCGAGAACATCGGCGACAACCCGAACGCCGTGACCCGGTTCGTCCTGGTCAGCACGTCGCGCAGCGTGCCGGCGCCGACCGGGGCCGACAAGACCAGCCTGATCGCCGAGCTGCCGGACGACCGGCCGGGCTCGCTGCTCGACCTCCTGGAGCAGTTCTCCACCCGCGGCATCAACCTGAGCCTCATCGAGTCGCGGCCCATCGGCGACGCCCTCGGCCGCTACCGGTTCGTCATCGACGCGGACGGCCACATCCACGACGAGCGGGTCGCGGACGCCCTGCTCGGCCTCCGCCGGTTCAGCCCGTCCGTGATCTTCCTCGGCTCGTACCCGCGGGCGGACGGGGTGCGCGTCGCCTTCGACCAGCGCTACCGCGACGAGGTCTTCACCGAGGCGCGCGCCTGGCTCGGCACGCTGGTGGACGATCACGGTGACGCTGCGGACGACCGCGGGTAAGCTGCGCAGCAGGGAGCGCTCCCATCGATGCCGCCCCCATCCGATGCGCGGGAGGTCGGGATGATCGTGGACGACGAGCAGAAGGATGCCGCGCGCGGCGTCGACCCCCGATACGACCCGCAGTTCCAGCGGGGGTACCGTCCGCAGCCGGGTGAGCGGGCCAGGACCCGCCTGCGTGCGGCGCCGTCGCCGTCCGAGGCGACGGAGGACGACCGTCGCGTCGAGGAGGACCGCGCGCCCGTCGAAGCGGCCTCGCTCAGCATCGCGCCGGTCGACGTGCCGCGGGTGGCGCCGGCGGCGCAGCCTCCGGCGGGGCCTGGCCTCGACCGCGCGTACGCGGCCCCGTCCTCGGCCGCCGGCATCCTCGATCGGCTCGAGCTCTCGCCCCGCCGCAATCCGCTGATGCTCGCCCTCTGGCTGGTGTCCGGCGGCTTCGTCGTGCTGGGCATCGTGCTCTACTCGGTCTCGGTGAGCCTGTCGTACACCGGCTCCACCCCCTCGACCGACGTCGGCTCGCTGGTGATCTCGCAGCTCGGCTGGATGCTCGCCGGCCCGCTGATCACGGTCGGCCTGCTCACGCTGGTGGCGCTGCTGTTCCTCACGGCGCTCGCCGGGCGCGGCCCGAAGCGCGCGGCGTACCCGGAGGGCGAGAGCGAGCTGCCGGACGACGAGCGGTAGGTCGCGCGGCCGGAACCCGCGGCAGGCTGCACAATGGGAGGCCTATGCCCTCCGACTCCGTGCCGCCGCCGTACGCGCCCTCCCAGCCGTACCAGCCGTACCCGCCCT
This genomic stretch from Leifsonia sp. EB41 harbors:
- a CDS encoding amidase domain-containing protein, giving the protein MSSLSRSRRLFAVAAAVAAATLLFTGCAGEPSPVTKAIAKAAPVAQPKNATVSAIVPAVGSVSGGTATITGTNLDKVASVQIGGQAAPVTQPGSDKIVVTVPQAANFAAGAVPIVVTAAGGAVVPTVGKTFTYQVQTPVDQQLAYAMAHWNNYNTAQYGDLNPVGGDCANFVSQTLIARGWQMNSDWYNHDAAADWSPAWGYVPAMDDYFRENAAKLGLTEYSLDQRDKIKVGDIVMFDWNNNNSLDHVQIVSAVSTVNGKTTIEMAGHNTDTDYRDLDHTITVDHPGATGHFWSLSK
- a CDS encoding M15 family metallopeptidase translates to MNSTGPRRRLAAVAAAAIVLLAVTACSAADQPSRKPAPSKTATHAPRPVPTSTPTATVAGFDKHAQSIDDPASTWVVVNKPRPLVPANYAPASLVYPEVAYVNRQPMRPEVGEALVSMFRAGKAEAGLDFSVQSAYRSFESQTGVYNDDAARNGVAYADTDTARPGHSEHQTGLAVDISAVPAKCSLDACFAHTPQGEWLAANAWRFGFLLRYPADKVGVTGFTFEPWHFRYVGVPLATQLKETKVTTLEEFFGVPGGTEYH
- a CDS encoding LCP family protein, whose translation is MRSDPTSNTPTRAQARASERSPGAPVARHGRLKPRTLRSSLGALALRSVAVVAVSAAALGGFAVLDVFATVNAKEGVQLVDAAGKALPPRVGAVDGAFNVLLAGSDSGGGNPAYDEREAALNDVTMLLHVSADHKNATVVSLPRDMYVPIPSCPDGDGGSHNSLRRQKLNTSLSYGGLACTVLTVKRLTGLEIDYAGVIEFDGVIEMSNAVGGVNVCVSGDIFDPYSGLDVKAGDNSLQGAQALAFLRTRHGVGDGSDLARISNQQVFLSSLVRTIKSADTLANPLRVYGLAKAAADNIQLSESLKDVTTIASLSMALKDVDPAKVVFVQYPNHLEGDGVDPTADEAELLMSALREDRPVTLTGDAGLGSETAEPAPSTAEPQAGEVAADPATVELPSSVHGQTAAQVTCSRPFAD
- a CDS encoding PP2C family protein-serine/threonine phosphatase, yielding MVVDAQAVQQTESARQRALAGLRVVDSGPEARFDRITRLAQQLFAVPMVSITLLDGDRQWRKSHIGLTTEAPREKAFCDVTARQDSALIVFDATVDDRFADNPFVVGDPHLRFYAGEPLHAPGGEAVGTLCVLDTEPHTITPEQERVLRDLADWVQDELNRDDELDRAAIAQKGLLPRRKPRAPGFDVAAACEPSRGVSGDFYDWYDVGDDFCVTVGDVMGKGMAAAIVGASVRTALRSTMDFSDLEDSVDAASRLVEEDLDQLATFVTLFHAKVHTDGAVDYVDAGHGLAVIVRDRGPLERLVSSALPLGLPAPEPRTPDRVMLGPNDSLVCVSDGVLDALGGDRAFPLLEAIVRGNATPGGAVSRILSAARGGVPIDDVTAVIVRRSTW
- a CDS encoding glycosyltransferase family 2 protein, producing the protein MSRGLLRLVCVLTVLAGLDYVVWRWLASVNWSAWWIAVPLVIAETYSLVDTFFFAITMWRVKVRTGPDAPPAGTVDVFITTYDEPIDLVLTTARAAKAIRYPHSTWILDDGDRPAMRAAAEREGLGYVTRSDDWVDKPRHAKAGNLNNALFQTDGEFLLILDADQIAEPQILDSTLGYFADPKVALVQTPQFFSNVDEADPLGNQAPLFYGPIQQGKDGWNAAFFCGSNAVLRRDALMELGIVGYVRDVEHTVRLSLRSADRLLAKAERSARSDPDAARLISEVRGHVEDANARLRAGESVGEVTYRLQKQVDDVSRSAVRNDVAAMEEDLRAIAALPVQADSELGAFVVDEIALDRLAERDWSPLGAIDSVQRIADTLAVDRPGQAQPVMPMATISVTEDMATAMQLHAGGWRSVYHHEILAWGLAPEDLGTMLGQRLRWAQGTLQVMLKDNPLVKRGLTAGQRLMYFATMWSYLSGFASIVYLAAPVIYLLTGIMPVTAWSVEFFARFLPYFILSQLMFLVAARGLKTWRGQQYALALFPLWIRACWTAAANVWFGRKLGFVVTPKERSGKAPIPWRQIWPQLTAMAVLVIAAVVGVLRVIAGTADGLGTLVNTVWVIYDLVVLAVIPRAALYRGPAAHAARKEPRLR
- a CDS encoding STAS domain-containing protein produces the protein MNITTTIREDGVAVLAADGRINLVTAPTVRREVQRVVDEGHARLTLDLSAVEFIDSSGLGALVSGLKTARTAGGDLRLAAASEQVASVLRLTNLDRILRVYPATDDAYRD
- a CDS encoding ATP-binding protein; the protein is MTDAFREAFLAPADAAAIERVHTLFEELAVRRPDLPAERRGAFELAVVEVVTNVIQHGREGTRTRVELEVGHTPDGIRAVVTDDAEPADIDLTSTAMPDPEDFGESGRGLALIALLVDEFTHEPLPHGNRWTLASGTPKGT
- the pgm gene encoding phosphoglucomutase (alpha-D-glucose-1,6-bisphosphate-dependent), whose product is MDERAGTPAQPSDLIDVDALRRAYYELKPDVSIPEQRVVFGTSGHRGSALDTAFNEDHIAATTQAIVEYRNAQGITGPLFIGADTHLLSEFATTTALAVLVGNEVRVLVDEFDDWVPTPAVSHAIIAYNKAGHPDQADGIVVTPSHNPPRDGGFKYNPPHGGPADTDATSWIATRANEIIADGMRDVRMAEPSGVETYDFRGNYVADLANIIDLKAIKESGIRIGADPLGGASVNYWQAIADTYGLDLTVVNPEVDPAWGFMTLDWDGKIRMDPSSPSAMASVVARSADFDILTGNDADADRHGIVTPDGGLMNPNHYLAVAIDYLFATRTGWREDAAVGKTLVSSSIIDRVAESLGRRLWEVPVGFKWFVPGLIDGSVGFGGEESAGASFLRFDGSAWTTDKDGILLALLASEIRAVTGKSPSQLYRELTERFGDPVYQRVDAPASPEQKAALGKLDGDAIAATELAGEPITAKLSRAPGNDAPLGGVKVETATAWFAARPSGTENVYKIYAESFAGEENLREVQEEAKRIVGDALGA
- the pheA gene encoding prephenate dehydratase, with protein sequence MSSAPADPTAELTASVDEVYSFLGPSGTFTEAALAQVPEARGKSWRAVNNVGEALADVVSGRSVAAMIAIENSIEGGVSVAQDALATVPGLRIVGEYLVPVNFVLVARPGTTLADVRTINAHPVAYAQCHQWLDAHLPAHGHLPASSNVAAAASLFDGSTADAAIAPPGIVDHHDVAVLAENIGDNPNAVTRFVLVSTSRSVPAPTGADKTSLIAELPDDRPGSLLDLLEQFSTRGINLSLIESRPIGDALGRYRFVIDADGHIHDERVADALLGLRRFSPSVIFLGSYPRADGVRVAFDQRYRDEVFTEARAWLGTLVDDHGDAADDRG